One window of the Pirellulales bacterium genome contains the following:
- a CDS encoding fused MFS/spermidine synthase: protein MSRPISAFAWVFAATIFTSAFLLFEVQPILSKYILPWFGGSPAVWTTAMVFFQTVLFLGYGYAHWSQRTLSPRMQGLVHLAMLTAAVILLPIAPDGGWKPSFNEPPTWRILALLSACVGLPYLALSATGPLLQAWFSRTYPERSPYRLYALSNVGSLLALLSYPFFIEPAFDVGVQTDYWTWGFAGFAVLCGAATVIACWFGGAQTAAAPTSSNQSSSDCPPTIGRRLLWLGLPAFASLMLLATTNHVCQDVAVIPFLWVMPLSLYLITFIITFDHSRWYQRRMCSLAAITALLVAMAVDQLITIGANVSFTFVAELGIYFIALFFVCLVCHGELVRLKPEPRYLTAFYLMIAAGGALGGLFVSLAAPTLFSTFFEWKIGLVGGCLLAAAVILGMESAASARRLYYLAPALVLVFVGFQYMPKLNLHGQPEINESSRSFYGTVRIVERDSGDLDRHRMQLYSGRIVHGVQFLDDRKRHEPNAYYGRETGVGQLFQFYGRRAELNVGIIGLGAGTMAAYARPEQRFRFYEINADMKRVAKKYFTYLSDCRGEVEIVIGDGRLSLERESPQHYDLIVLDAFSGDAVPTHLLTREAFEIYLRHLRADGAIAANISNRYLNLEPILAGVGREFGLIPLRFSSDADMAAGKFAAEWIVLTNNTQFIAACPEAAARGKKIGSDIPFWTDDRSNLFEILK, encoded by the coding sequence ATGAGCCGTCCGATTTCCGCGTTTGCCTGGGTATTCGCCGCGACGATTTTTACAAGCGCATTTCTGCTCTTTGAAGTGCAACCAATCTTGAGCAAATATATCCTGCCCTGGTTCGGTGGGAGTCCGGCCGTGTGGACGACTGCGATGGTCTTTTTTCAGACGGTGCTGTTCTTGGGATATGGCTATGCCCATTGGAGCCAGCGGACGCTGTCGCCGCGCATGCAGGGCCTCGTCCATTTGGCGATGCTGACGGCCGCCGTGATATTGCTGCCGATCGCGCCGGATGGCGGTTGGAAACCGTCGTTCAACGAGCCGCCGACGTGGAGAATTCTCGCCTTGCTGTCGGCCTGCGTCGGGTTGCCCTATTTGGCGCTGTCGGCGACAGGCCCACTGCTGCAAGCGTGGTTCAGCCGCACATATCCCGAACGGTCGCCGTATCGGTTGTATGCGTTGTCGAATGTCGGTTCGCTACTGGCGCTGTTGAGCTACCCGTTCTTTATCGAGCCGGCGTTCGATGTTGGCGTTCAAACCGATTACTGGACGTGGGGGTTTGCTGGCTTCGCGGTGCTCTGTGGCGCGGCGACCGTGATCGCTTGCTGGTTCGGTGGCGCCCAGACTGCTGCCGCTCCGACAAGCAGCAACCAAAGCTCGTCTGATTGCCCGCCGACGATCGGCCGCCGACTGTTGTGGCTTGGCTTGCCGGCGTTTGCATCGTTGATGTTGCTGGCGACGACGAATCACGTTTGCCAAGATGTCGCCGTGATTCCTTTTTTGTGGGTCATGCCACTGAGCTTGTACTTGATCACATTCATCATCACCTTCGACCATTCGCGGTGGTACCAGCGGCGGATGTGTTCGCTTGCCGCCATTACGGCGCTATTGGTGGCGATGGCGGTCGATCAGCTCATCACGATCGGGGCCAATGTTTCGTTCACCTTCGTAGCGGAACTGGGCATCTACTTCATCGCCTTGTTTTTCGTCTGCCTGGTGTGTCATGGCGAGTTGGTGCGGTTGAAGCCAGAGCCACGGTATTTGACGGCGTTCTACTTGATGATCGCGGCCGGCGGAGCGCTGGGCGGACTGTTTGTCAGCCTGGCGGCGCCGACGTTGTTTTCGACTTTTTTCGAGTGGAAGATCGGTCTGGTGGGCGGATGTTTGTTGGCTGCTGCCGTGATTTTGGGGATGGAATCGGCAGCGTCGGCGCGGCGACTGTACTATTTGGCTCCCGCGTTGGTCTTGGTGTTCGTCGGCTTTCAATACATGCCCAAGTTGAATCTGCACGGCCAGCCGGAGATCAACGAGTCGTCGCGCAGCTTCTACGGAACGGTGCGGATCGTCGAGCGCGATAGCGGCGATCTCGATCGACATCGCATGCAGCTTTACAGCGGCCGGATCGTCCACGGCGTGCAGTTTCTGGACGACCGCAAGCGGCACGAGCCGAACGCATATTACGGTCGCGAAACCGGCGTGGGGCAATTGTTTCAGTTTTACGGCCGGCGGGCCGAGCTGAACGTCGGCATCATCGGCCTCGGGGCGGGAACGATGGCGGCCTATGCGCGGCCCGAGCAGCGATTCCGCTTTTACGAGATCAACGCCGACATGAAACGAGTGGCCAAAAAATATTTCACCTACCTGAGCGACTGCCGCGGCGAAGTGGAGATTGTCATCGGCGATGGTCGCCTATCGCTCGAGCGCGAATCGCCGCAACATTACGACTTGATTGTGCTCGACGCCTTCAGCGGCGATGCCGTGCCGACGCACTTGCTCACTCGCGAAGCCTTCGAGATATACCTGCGTCACCTCCGGGCCGACGGCGCGATCGCCGCGAACATCTCGAATCGCTATTTGAATTTAGAGCCGATCCTCGCGGGGGTGGGCCGCGAATTTGGCTTGATTCCGCTGCGGTTTTCATCGGACGCCGACATGGCCGCCGGCAAATTTGCCGCCGAATGGATCGTGCTGACCAACAACACGCAGTTTATCGCCGCCTGCCCCGAAGCAGCCGCGCGTGGAAAAAAGATTGGCAGCGACATTCCCTTTTGGACGGATGATCGCAGCAATTTGTTTGAAATCTTGAAGTGA